One window from the genome of Nitrospira sp. SG-bin1 encodes:
- a CDS encoding flagellin, with protein sequence MSIIVNNNPASISAQRNLGVSTGSLARSVERLSSGLRITRAADDAAGLGLSETLRAHIRSINQAVRNSSDGISLTQVADGAASTIGNLLGRMRELASQSSSGTVGATERSYIDQEFLALRSEIDRIAQVTEFNGQALTSGSTISFTMQVGFKSGTGNTLTMDLNQLTISALGISSVNVSSANNAQSALSNIDSAISAVATARAEYGSLQNRFEATIANLEISSENLTAAESRIRDADIAYETSQFTKNQVLVQTGIAVLAQANTLPQQALALLQ encoded by the coding sequence ATGTCAATTATTGTTAACAACAATCCCGCATCTATCTCGGCCCAGCGAAATCTGGGTGTGAGTACGGGGAGCCTGGCTCGCTCGGTTGAGCGCCTATCGTCCGGTCTCCGGATTACCCGCGCCGCCGACGATGCAGCCGGTCTCGGATTATCCGAAACCTTGCGTGCGCACATTCGCAGCATCAACCAGGCCGTTCGAAACTCCTCGGACGGGATCAGCTTGACGCAGGTCGCCGACGGCGCCGCGTCCACGATCGGCAATTTGCTGGGCCGGATGCGCGAACTGGCTTCGCAGTCGTCCAGCGGCACAGTCGGTGCCACCGAACGATCGTACATTGATCAAGAGTTTTTGGCGTTGCGTTCGGAAATCGACCGCATTGCGCAGGTGACGGAGTTCAACGGGCAGGCATTGACCAGCGGCAGTACCATCAGTTTCACGATGCAGGTGGGCTTCAAAAGCGGCACCGGCAACACGCTTACGATGGATCTGAACCAGCTGACGATCTCCGCGCTGGGCATCAGCAGTGTGAACGTGTCGTCGGCGAACAATGCGCAGAGCGCGTTGAGCAACATCGACAGCGCCATCAGCGCCGTGGCAACGGCCCGCGCAGAATATGGGTCGCTTCAGAATCGGTTTGAAGCGACGATCGCGAATCTCGAAATCTCCAGCGAAAATCTGACCGCGGCCGAATCGCGGATCCGCGATGCGGACATCGCGTATGAGACCTCGCAGTTTACCAAGAACCAGGTCCTGGTGCAGACAGGTATCGCCGTGCTCGCGCAGGCGAATACGCTGCCGCAGCAGGCACTGGCATTACTCCAGTAA
- a CDS encoding carbon storage regulator encodes MLVLSRRCGESVTIGPDIRVVVLGVKSGQVRLGIEAPQTVAVHREEVYARIQEENRLAAKTRVVPIDALRRLIPAKSRIAS; translated from the coding sequence ATGCTGGTACTCAGTCGTCGGTGTGGAGAAAGCGTCACGATCGGTCCGGATATCCGTGTGGTCGTGCTTGGAGTGAAAAGCGGCCAAGTCCGTCTTGGAATCGAAGCGCCACAGACGGTTGCGGTTCATCGCGAAGAAGTCTACGCGAGGATTCAAGAAGAGAACCGGTTGGCGGCCAAGACTCGCGTCGTGCCCATTGACGCATTGCGTCGTTTGATCCCTGCGAAATCTCGGATTGCCTCATGA